The Penicillium psychrofluorescens genome assembly, chromosome: 2 nucleotide sequence ATTTCTCTGATATTATTAACACATTGGGATGACTAGTTGGAAAATGTTCCTCCCCCACCAGTGGCATGACTCAGACGTCTCCTGCGACGTGTCGGTCGTCCGGATGGACCCGAACCTGACCCTGGCGCACCTCACGCATAATGCGGCCACGATCCTGCTGCACCAGCACGTCGCCTACCCGCCCGCAACCTGGTGCGGCGTCGTCAAGCTGCCCAGCGCCTGCAGCGCCGAGACGTGCTTGCTAGCCGCCATTGAGATCGCTTCCATCGCCGACAAGTACTTACGCTACATGGGCGGCATCGTCAACAGCCAGTTCGCCTTTTGCGCTTTCGTCGCCGCCCGCACACTGCTGGTGCATTGGCTCTCTGTTTCCCGGGGGACGGGAGATCCTCTGGCGCCCGAGTTTCTTAGTCTCGTGGATAGCTTGAGGGACATGTCGCGCCGGTGGCGGGGGGGTTACGGCAGGGACGGGGAGGAAATAATGGGTCAGGACGACGGCGACAACGAGCGGcggcctgctgggccggACCTGATGACCAAATACGCCATACAGCTTCAGCTGATGCACTCCCGATGCATGACTGGCCTGGATGCACATGCCTCGGTCGGCGACATACTGTCGGATGCCAGCCTGGATGGCCTTCTGGAtaggcagcagcagcccgtGGCGGGCAGTGATCCGTCTCGCCGAGACATGATACTGCCCCAGACGCCGGGTTTGGGTTCGGGAAGCATGATGCCCTCGGGTTTCTCGCCTTTCATCCATCCCAGAGGTTCTGTACCACACCCGCCGATAGGGTATGATCCACGCGGCACACCCGTTCGCCCCAATGTTGTGAatccgcggcggcggcggcggcagcagcagcagcatgatGCACAGCGACAGGAATACTACGGTACCAACAcgacaagggcaagagcTCCGAGTATGATGGCgacttctccatcttccacggCGGCCGTAGGGGGAATCTTAGGGTTAGGCATGGAGCACACCAACAGTAGCAGTAATGGTGttggtggcggcgaggatgaggacgagctgACGGCCATGTCGCATATGCTTTTAGGCCAGCAGTTCCTCGAGTTGGACCGTGTAATAACGCTGGATGGGACCGACTTTTTCGGTCCTACAACTCCAGGCGTCAAGAACGGGTCCGTAGCCTTGGACAACAGCGTAATGGCGAATGGAAATCTAGACTTCCTTTGGCAATGCGGCGGCAAGTAACGACACATGTTGGGCCATATGATATCCCAGGAGACAGATAGATACAGAGTGCATATGCGAGGCACGATACGGGGAAAAATAACCCGATGACTGCGGGCTTATATGTCTGGAATATCGAGATTCAGGAAGATTGATACATCAATTGAGCATTATAACTAGTTTAATAATGTTAACGGAGGTCTAGAGATCTTGATCTCTCTATTTGTCGCGGACCAAGCCCACATTTCGAGTGCTTGTCCACCTTGACCGCATCAAGTTGCTCCGGCGCTGGCCTCAGCAGCCACAGGTCACCGGCGGGCGGCATCTGTATCCTGCCCACGGCCTCCCTCGCTCTCCTGTGGCCGGCGTCCGCCGCGGCCCGGATGATATCCGCTGCCGCATAAGCCTTGAAATCCAGCTCAGGGAACGCCCATGCTTTGCTGCTCGTCGCCGCGGGTATCAAAAAGTCCACCGCGCGCGAGATGCTCCCCTCGCCTCCCGGGCCGGCAAAATTCCACAGGTCGACCCCGGCCTTGCGCGCCACGCAGGCGAGGCGTGTCAGGGCGACAAGGTTGAAGGTCGAGTAGTGCCAGCTGCGGGTCCGGCGGAGCTCCTCGGGCTGGGAGCCGTCCGGCGCGATGTTCTCGGCGACATGGGCGAGCGCACCAAGGACCTCGTCGCGGGCGCGAGCCGcgtcgccgacgaagagAGCGATGGCGGCCGTCTGCATGGCTGCGAAGCTGCCGTGATTGTTGCGCTGGGCGCGCTCGTCCCGGCCGAACGGGCTGTCGGTCAGCCACGCAAGGAAATCGACATTCCATGCCCGGAACCCCTCAGCGTCAGCGTAGGACCAGCCGGGAGCCCGCGAGGGGATGTCCCTAGGTGAACAAGATCCGGTGCCGCCGGTGGCCAGGATGCTGGCCGCGTCGAGGACGCTCGTGTAAGCCTGGGAGAAGTCGATGATACCGATGAAGCGGCCCGTGTTGGCGTGCGGGATCAGCTGGGCGTGGCTGAGGTTGGGGTTCATACGGGTCTCGGGCGTGATAAACCAGGCGCGCAGGATGTCACCGGCGTGTCGCGCGTATGCCTCATTTTCTGTGTAGAACCAGGCCAGAGCCAGAACTGTGGACGAGGCGAAGACCTTTTCCCAGTAGACCCGGTCCGTATAGTCGAGCACCTCGGGATTCGTCTTACCGTCGCGCTGGACGTAGGGCTTGCCGTCTGGTGAATCCTGCGACGGCCACCAGTAGGGCGCCTGGCTGGTGTAGTCGTGCATGTCGCCGCTAGGcggcggcttcttcttcataGTGACGGACCAGGGGCCTTGCGTTAGCCACTCATGGGCCTGTCTCGTCAGAACTTTCAGCGCTCCCTGCAGGGCGAAATCATTGCCTTCGCGCAGACGCCGCCGCGTTTCGATGAGCCTGGAGCCATCGAGAACGACTGTTTGTGGATATGCTGTCATGTTGAATCAACTAAGTAGGGTCACGAAGtaaaggaaaagagaaactTAAACAAACGGGCGTCAAGCGTACATTCCCGAACTATTTTAACATCGGCTTTCCATTAACTTTTGCATCATGAGTCTCAGCTAGTATCGTCGGCGGGTGTGCAGATTTCCCGGATCTCCGTGAG carries:
- a CDS encoding uncharacterized protein (ID:PFLUO_003361-T1.cds;~source:funannotate) — encoded protein: MTAYPQTVVLDGSRLIETRRRLREGNDFALQGALKVLTRQAHEWLTQGPWSVTMKKKPPPSGDMHDYTSQAPYWWPSQDSPDGKPYVQRDGKTNPEVLDYTDRVYWEKVFASSTVLALAWFYTENEAYARHAGDILRAWFITPETRMNPNLSHAQLIPHANTGRFIGIIDFSQAYTSVLDAASILATGGTGSCSPRDIPSRAPGWSYADAEGFRAWNVDFLAWLTDSPFGRDERAQRNNHGSFAAMQTAAIALFVGDAARARDEVLGALAHVAENIAPDGSQPEELRRTRSWHYSTFNLVALTRLACVARKAGVDLWNFAGPGGEGSISRAVDFLIPAATSSKAWAFPELDFKAYAAADIIRAAADAGHRRAREAVGRIQMPPAGDLWLLRPAPEQLDAVKVDKHSKCGLGPRQIERSRSLDLR